The genomic region TCTTATGAAGGACTATATGGAGATAAAACACAGTTCATGAGCATATGATGTTTTGGTTCCTCCTTGTTTTATTGTATGTGGTCAGAGATACAAAGATTACTTGTAACTGACTTTCTTTATATATAGGTAATATACGAGATGGATAAAATCCATATTGTTCTTTAGCAAACAGTACACTGTCCAGGTCCATAGTGTACAGGACAGGAGCAGAAGAAGGGGCACTGTTAGTCCAGGCTCTGCTGCCCTGACCTGTTGAAGAGGGGGCCATAGTAGTGTGGAGTGTGCTTCCCTGGCCTGGCACAGATAATGACCCCTGGTATGGCCTGTGAAAAGCAGAGCCACTCTGTCATTGGGTCTTGTCAGTCCAGCTCCTTTGTCAATGTGGATCTTTTTACTGATTGGTAAAATAATTATACATCACAGTAAATTCTAGCTATGGTTTACTCTACAGAGCTGTGTAAAACATACCCAAATCACAGGAACACCTCAGACACTTTGCCTTGTGTGATTACCATAGGAAAACTGCTTATTTTACAAAGTAATAGACTTGTAATTTTATACAAAAATATTTGTGACAAACTCCATATGGTTTTAAATAAACCATGTTAACACTTTGATCTACCTTACTTGTTAAGTCTTCCTTTAGTAATGAGAGTTTTGATATAGATTTCAAGAGTAAAAGcctgcaccactgaaaatatttGATTGAACAAGAACACTGTCTCTATGACAACAATTTAAGTTCTCAAGCAGGAGTCCTCAGATATAGAACTTATTCTGGGCAACCACTGTACAGGATGTAGCAGACCTGCCTCACTAATAAGTCAAAGAAGACTAACTATTAAAGATGTAGATGACATGTAAATATAGCAAAATGGAGTTTGGTGGCAATAGGCAATTTAGGTGTGTGACATATACAGGAGTGATTACGGTAGTCAGTGAGTGAACAGTACAGGCTGGGCCACTCCTTTGCAGCTCCCCGGGATGAGGTACAGCACCATGTAACGTTTACCACTGAGGATAGGAGACACAGTGTATAAATAGGCATGTCTGAGCAGCAGCACATTCAGCCCTGCTCTACAAGGTCAGACATGAATCAGGCACTGATGTGGCATGTGCTGGCAGCCCCAGTCTTTGTTATCCTGAGTGGTGGTTCTTTATCCAGGAAAGATGAACCTTCCTGTCACCTGTGGGGAGAACCTCAAACCCCACAGCTTCAAAAGGATGGAGACATCATGATCGGAGGCGTTTTCTCATTCCACAACAACTGGGAACGAGAACTTTTATATTCACAGGCTCCCCCGCCATTGAAATGCACAGAGTAAGTCCATTTTCACAAAGTAACAGTGGTTAAACTTTAAGGATTATTTAACTGCATGTGTTTAAATAATAAGATCTTCTTATATAATTGAGGACTGTCTGACATATGTCTTCATGTTGTATCTGCCATTTTAGCTTAAACCTCAGATCATTTCAGTATGCTCAGACTATGATCTTTGCCATAGAGGAGATTAataacagcacatctctgcttcCAAATACCACTCTGGGCTATAAGATCTATGACATATGTGGTTCAGTTGGTACAGCTGTGAGGACAGCCATGACCCTGGCAAATGATCACCAAGGCCAAGCTTCTGATACACTTTGTACCAAACCATCTACAGTTCAGGCAATCATAGGAGAGTCGTCGTCATCTCCTACTGTTGCAATTTCAGCATCTATTGGACCCTTTCATATACCTGTGGTAGGTAGGCAGGCTTAACATTTCAGAAAATcttaacatgcagaaaaagctacAGTGTACAGGCTAATTTATGTAAAATGGTCGTTCAGCATATTATTAACTGTCTTTCACTGAATGGGCTAGTGCCTGAAAATGTACTGTAAAAGGGCCAGTAAATAACATATCTGTGTTTAACAGGTAAGTCACTTTTCCACCTGCGCTTGTCTGAGTGACAAAAGGAAATATCCATCATTCCTCAGAACCATTCCCAGTGACTACTACCAGAGCAGAGCACTGGCCCAGCTGGTCAAATACTTTGGCTGGACATGGGTGGGGGCCATCAGGACAGATGATGACTACGGCAATAACGGAATGGCCACTTTCATAGAGACCGCCCAAAATCTTGGAATATGCATTGAGTACTCAGAACCTTTTTACAGATTATACCCAAAGGAAGACTTATTACGAATAATTGATGCTATTAAGAGGTCCACTTCCCGAGTTATAGTGGGCTTCCTGTCCTACGCGGACATGGATGTGCTGTTGCAGGAGATGGCTCACCACAATCTTACAGGGTACCAATGGATTGGCAGTGAGGCCTGGATCGCTGACCCATACATAGCCACTGTCAAGGGCCACCATGTCCTTAATGGAGCAATAGGATTTTCTATTGCAAAAGCAGAGGTGTCAGGCCTAAGAGATTTCATGCTGGATGttctatcattgaactcatctGGTAATACTATTTTTCAAGAGTTTTGGGAAGGCTTATTTGAATGTAAATTCCCCAGTGATGTGGATTCAGTCAATGGTAAAGTATGCAAGGGCACTGAGAATCTGAGTGGGATTGATAACACGTACACCGATATGTCTCAGATACAAATCCTGAATAATGTGTACAAAGGGGTGTATGCTGTGGCTCACGCGCTGCATGAGTTATTCACCTGCAAATCTGATCAAGAGGTGGCTGACAACCAAACCTGTGACACGAAGAGGCAACCCGAACCATGGAAGGTATGCTAAGCAACACAAATTGTCACAAACACCTTCACACCTCATGTAATATTTAAAGTAGTTCATAAATTTCTTACCTGGTGTAATACTTAAAGTGATTTGTCAATAACAAATTGTTAACATAGTTTTTACAGCAACTGAAAAAAGTTCGATTCAAAACAAAGGAGGGTGAAGAAGTGTTCTTCGACAAGAATGGAGATCCAGCAGCAAAATATGATCTTGTAAactggcagcagcagccagaCGGCcagatttatattgccacagtgGGACGATATGATGCATCTTTACCCACAGAGAAACAACTAAAACTGAACAACGTATCCATTGTTTGGGCTAAAAATTCAGAAAAGGTGAGTCTCGACGCATATGGTTATTTAACGTGAAATTGAATTAATGTCAAATTGCAGCAATTTCTGCAGCTTCTGCCCATTTAGCTGCTGTTCTGTTTGTGCTTTTGTGCCTCTGCCAGGTGCCAGTGTCAGTGTGCAGTGAGAGCTGTCCCCCAGGAACCCGCAAGGCCGTGCAGAAAGGAAAGCCTGTCTGCTGCTACGACTGCATACTTTGTGCTGAGGGGGAGATCAGCAATACTACAGGTacctttataaaaatatatattacataacCATATATAATACGACCTATGTTTTGTCTGCTGTGTGTGCTGTCTGAGTCTCCCCCCAGGTAGCTGAGCTAACTGGCACTTCTAAATTGTCatttgtttgtgtgcatgtgtgcaagcGTTGTGATTGCCTGAACTCTGAACAGGGTATACACCTACTCCTTTGTGCCCTGGGTTGCTTGGGAAAGGCTGGCCCCTGCCACAATTCTagtataagtggttggaagatgaatggatgattATGCTAAAAAAGATATATGGTAAAAAGGTATAATGTAGtgaaaggtgatttttttttttttggctaaaCATTTTAATTCATGATTATAATGTATAAAATCGCTGCACTTTTCTTTATAACAGAACATGAAATTGGTGTTAATattatattctcaaatttttcTTACAGATTCTATCACATGCATGCAATGTCATCCAGAATACTGGTCAAATAAATTGAAGGAAAAATGcattctgaaagaaactgaatattTGTCCTATGCAGAAATTATGGGAATAATACTCACAGTTGTTTCCCTACTTGGAACAGGCATAACAAGTGCAGTGACAATTATTTTCTTCAGATACAAGAACACACCTATTATAAAAGCCAACAACTCTGAGCTGAGCttcctgctgctcttttccctgACCCTCTGTTTCCTCTGCTCACTCACTTTCATTGGACCACCTTCCAACTGGTCCTGTATGCTGCGCCACACAGCGTTTGGGATCACCTTTGTCCTCTGCATCTCTTGTGTTCTGGGGAAAACAATAGTGGTGTTAATGGCCTTCAGGGCTACACtcccaggcagtaatgtcatgaAATGGTTTGGACCTTCTCAGCAGAGGCTCAGTGTTCTTGTATTCACTCTCATACAGGTGCTAATTTGTCTGCTCTGGTtaacattatcccctcctttccccaacAAGAACACGAAGTACTACAAAGACAAGATCATTCTAGAGTGTGATGTGGGGTCAGCAGTGGGCTTCTGGGCTGTGCTGGGGTACATTGGTCTCCTCTCTGCCCTGTGCTTTGTACTGGCTTTTCTGGCCAGGAAGCTGCCTGACAACTTCAATGAAGCCAAATTCATCACCTTCAGCATGCTCATATTCTGTGCTGTCTGGATCACCTTTATCCCAGCTTATGTCAGCTCACCTGGGAAGTTCACTGTGGCCGTCGAGATATTTGCCATTTTAGCTTCTAGTTACGGCCTTCTTTTCTGCATTTTTGTTCCCAAATGTTACATCATTCTGTTAAAGCCTGAGCTAAACTCACGAAAAAGCTTGATGGGTAAAATACCCACCAAGTCCCTATGAAAATAAATCCTAATTGCAAGTTACACATTCACACATTCCGGCCATTCATTTCTTTACTG from Brienomyrus brachyistius isolate T26 chromosome 17, BBRACH_0.4, whole genome shotgun sequence harbors:
- the LOC125712165 gene encoding extracellular calcium-sensing receptor-like isoform X1, producing MNQALMWHVLAAPVFVILSGGSLSRKDEPSCHLWGEPQTPQLQKDGDIMIGGVFSFHNNWERELLYSQAPPPLKCTDLNLRSFQYAQTMIFAIEEINNSTSLLPNTTLGYKIYDICGSVGTAVRTAMTLANDHQGQASDTLCTKPSTVQAIIGESSSSPTVAISASIGPFHIPVVSHFSTCACLSDKRKYPSFLRTIPSDYYQSRALAQLVKYFGWTWVGAIRTDDDYGNNGMATFIETAQNLGICIEYSEPFYRLYPKEDLLRIIDAIKRSTSRVIVGFLSYADMDVLLQEMAHHNLTGYQWIGSEAWIADPYIATVKGHHVLNGAIGFSIAKAEVSGLRDFMLDVLSLNSSGNTIFQEFWEGLFECKFPSDVDSVNGKVCKGTENLSGIDNTYTDMSQIQILNNVYKGVYAVAHALHELFTCKSDQEVADNQTCDTKRQPEPWKFLQQLKKVRFKTKEGEEVFFDKNGDPAAKYDLVNWQQQPDGQIYIATVGRYDASLPTEKQLKLNNVSIVWAKNSEKVPVSVCSESCPPGTRKAVQKGKPVCCYDCILCAEGEISNTTDSITCMQCHPEYWSNKLKEKCILKETEYLSYAEIMGIILTVVSLLGTGITSAVTIIFFRYKNTPIIKANNSELSFLLLFSLTLCFLCSLTFIGPPSNWSCMLRHTAFGITFVLCISCVLGKTIVVLMAFRATLPGSNVMKWFGPSQQRLSVLVFTLIQVLICLLWLTLSPPFPNKNTKYYKDKIILECDVGSAVGFWAVLGYIGLLSALCFVLAFLARKLPDNFNEAKFITFSMLIFCAVWITFIPAYVSSPGKFTVAVEIFAILASSYGLLFCIFVPKCYIILLKPELNSRKSLMGKIPTKSL
- the LOC125712165 gene encoding extracellular calcium-sensing receptor-like isoform X2; its protein translation is MNQALMWHVLAAPVFVILSGGSLSRKDEPSCHLWGEPQTPQLQKDGDIMIGGVFSFHNNWERELLYSQAPPPLKCTDLNLRSFQYAQTMIFAIEEINNSTSLLPNTTLGYKIYDICGSVGTAVRTAMTLANDHQGQASDTLCTKPSTVQAIIGESSSSPTVAISASIGPFHIPVVSHFSTCACLSDKRKYPSFLRTIPSDYYQSRALAQLVKYFGWTWVGAIRTDDDYGNNGMATFIETAQNLGICIEYSEPFYRLYPKEDLLRIIDAIKRSTSRVIVGFLSYADMDVLLQEMAHHNLTGYQWIGSEAWIADPYIATVKGHHVLNGAIGFSIAKAEVSGLRDFMLDVLSLNSSGNTIFQEFWEGLFECKFPSDVDSVNGKVCKGTENLSGIDNTYTDMSQIQILNNVYKGVYAVAHALHELFTCKSDQEVADNQTCDTKRQPEPWKFLQQLKKVRFKTKEGEEVFFDKNGDPAAKYDLVNWQQQPDGQIYIATVGRYDASLPTEKQLKLNNVSIVWAKNSEKVPVSVCSESCPPGTRKAVQKGKPVCCYDCILCAEGEISNTTDSITCMQCHPEYWSNKLKEKCILKETEYLSYAEIMGIILTVVSLLGTGITSAVTIIFFRYKNTPIIKANNSELSFLLLFSLTLCFLCSLTFIGPPSNWSCMLRHTAFGITFVLCISCVLGKTIVVLMAFRATLPGSNVMKWFGPSQQRLSVLVFTLIQVLICVLWLTLSPPFPNKNTKYYKDKIILECDVGVSSGLLGCAGLHWSPL